CCTTGACGTGGGCCGTTAGGTTGTTGACGAGCGCCGCCACCAAAGAATGAACTGAAGATATCGTCGAAACCACCGAAGCCTTCAGCGCCACCGCCAAAGCCACCAAAGCCTTGACCAGCACCAGCGCCGCCACCAAAACCACCATTCATGCCCGCATGACCATATTGATCATAGGCTGCTCGTTTTTGCGGATCACTTAATGCCTCGTAGGCTTCAGTAACTTCTTTAAATTTTGCTTCTGCATCAGGTGCTTTATTGATATCTGGATGATATTTTTTAGAAAGTTTACGATAGGCTTTTTTAATCTCATCGTCAGAAGCGTCGCGTCCGACACCTAAGACGTCGTAATAATCTCTTTTTTCAGCCATTGTGGGCCTCCATTCATTTACTTACGGGTTAAATCTACCCTAACAAGAATAGCATAACTGACTGATTAAAAAAAGCCAAAGCCCTAGACCATACTAGGTTTTGGCTTTTTTTATCGTTCTTATTCTTTGTCGTCTTTAACTTCTTCGAAGTCGCCGTCAACAGTACCATCATCAGTCTTAGCATCAGTTGCGTTACCTTCAGCGCCACCTGCAGCTTGTTGTGCTTCTTGGGCTTGTTGATATAACTTAACTGTCAATTCTTGAACAATTTCACTTAACGCATCGCGTTTGGTCTTCATATCTTCAAGATTGTTTTCTTGTTGTGCTTTAACTAATTCTTCTTTAGCATCTTTTGCTTTTTGTAATTCTTCGTCAGAAACTTTACCTTCAAGTTCTTTCAAAGTCTTATCTGTTTGGAAGATTAATTGATCAACATCGTTCTTCAAATCAACTTCTTCTTTACGTTTTGCATCTGCTTCTTCGTTTTCTTGTGCTTCTTTCATCATACGATCGATTTCTTCGTCTGATAAACCAGAATTACTCTTGATAGTGATTTTTTGTTCTTTGTTTGTGCCAAGGTCTTTAGCAGAAACGTTAACAATTCCGTTCTTATCAATATCAAATTTAACTTCGATTTGTGGCACACCACGAGGTGCAGCAGGAATATCTGTTAATTGGAAACGACCTAAAGTCTTGTTGTCAGCAGCCATTGGACGTTCACCTTGTAAGACATGAATGTCTACGGCAGGTTGATTGTCAGCAGCAGTTGAGAATGTTTGGGCCTTGCTTGTTGGAATAGTTGTATTCCGGTCGATTAACTTCGTGAAGACACCGCCCATTGTTTCAATCCCTAATGATAATGGTGTCACGTCAAGTAAAACAACGTCTTTAACGTCACCTGAGATAACGCCACCTTGAACAGCAGCACCAAGTGCAACGGCTTCGTCAGGGTTGATTGAGTGATCAGGTTCTTTGCCAGTCCAGTTCTTAACAGCTTCTTGAACCGCAGGAATCCGTGTTGAACCACCGTTTAAGATAACTTTGTCGATTTCGTTTGCATCTAAGCCAGCATCTTTCAAAGCATTCATCACTGGTGCTTTTGTACGGTCAACTAAGTCTGATGTTAAACGATCAAATTCAGTCCGTGATAATGTCATTTCTAAATGTAAAGGACCATTTTCGCCAGCTGAGATAAATGGCAAGCTGATTTGTGTACTTGTCACACCTGATAAATCTTTCTTAGCCTTTTCAGCAGCATCTTTTAGACGTTGCATAGCCATCTTGTCTTTTGATAAGTCGATACCATTGTCTGATTTGAAGTTTTCAACTAACCAGTTCATGATAGCTTCATCAAAATCGTCCCCACCTAAACGGGTATCACCATTTGTTGATAATACTTGGAAGACACCGTCGCCTAATTCAAGAACAGAAACGTCAAAAGTACCACCACCAAGGTCATAAACTAAGACTTTTTCGTCTGTTTCTGTCTTGTCCAAACCGTAAGCTAAAGCTGAAGCTGTTGGTTCGTTGATAATCCGTTTAACATCTAAACCGGCAATCTTACCAGCATCTTTTGTTGCTTGTCTTTGTGAATCGTTGAAGTAAGCAGGTACGGTGATAACCGCTTCTGTCACTTCTTCACCAAGATAATCTTCAGCGAATTTCTTGATGTATTGTAAGATCATTGCTGAAACTTCTTGTGGTGTGTATGACTTGTCGCCAACAGTTACTTTGTAACCTGCTTCGCCAATGTGACGTTTGATTGATGCGATTGTATCTGGGTTAGTGATTGCTTGACGTTTAGCAACTTCACCAACTTGGATTTCACCATTTTTGAATGATACAACAGATGGTGTTGTCCGAGCGCCTTCTGGATTTGTAATAATTTTGGGTTGTCCGCCTTCTAATACGGCAACAGCTGAGTTTGTTGTTCCTAAATCAATACCGATTACTTTACTCATTGAAAATACCCTCTTTTTTTAATTTTTTAACTTTTATTATTGTGCAACGACAACCATTGCTGGTCGTAAAACGCGGTCCTTCAAATAATAGCCTTTTTGGAAGACTTGAACCACGGTGTCAGCTTTTTGATCACCATCAACCGCAACCGTTTGAACGGCTTGATGAATGGTCGGATCAAAAGGTTGACCTTGCGCCTCAATTTCTTTAACCCCATGATCTTCTAAAGCATGTTTCATATGATCATATGTCATTTGAACACCTTTTTTAAGGCTTTCAGCACTTTCATCAGTGGCTTCAGTTGCCAACGCACGTTCTAGATTATCTAAAACGGGTAAGACATCTTTGGCTAATGATTGGCCATCATATTTTAACAAGTTAGCTTGTTCTTTTTGATTGCGCATTTGAATGTTCTTAATTTCAGCTTGTGAACGTAAGAAACTATCTTCCATGGCATCGTATTTCTTTTGAAGTTCAGCCAGCTTATCATCTGCTTCAGGTGCTTTTGTCTCAGGTGTTTCTTCGACTTCATCAGCTTCCATGACTGGTTCAAATGGTGTTTCTTTTTTAGGCGTTTCTTCTACAGTTTCTTCAGTTGGCTTCTCTTGGTTTTCAGCCTTTTCTTGCTTTGTCAAACAAACACGCTCCTTTTAAGATTGATTATCATCAAAATCTGCATAATAATCAATTAGTTTCTTCGCTAATTCTTCGCGGAATAAATCGAGTAACCCGATCATGCGCGAATATGGCATGCTAGTGGGACCTAATAAAGCAATCAATCCTTGGCCGTGTTCACCAACATCATAATTAACAGTCATTAAACTGTAATTCT
This DNA window, taken from Latilactobacillus sakei, encodes the following:
- a CDS encoding nucleotide exchange factor GrpE, with protein sequence MTKQEKAENQEKPTEETVEETPKKETPFEPVMEADEVEETPETKAPEADDKLAELQKKYDAMEDSFLRSQAEIKNIQMRNQKEQANLLKYDGQSLAKDVLPVLDNLERALATEATDESAESLKKGVQMTYDHMKHALEDHGVKEIEAQGQPFDPTIHQAVQTVAVDGDQKADTVVQVFQKGYYLKDRVLRPAMVVVAQ
- a CDS encoding molecular chaperone DnaK — protein: MSKVIGIDLGTTNSAVAVLEGGQPKIITNPEGARTTPSVVSFKNGEIQVGEVAKRQAITNPDTIASIKRHIGEAGYKVTVGDKSYTPQEVSAMILQYIKKFAEDYLGEEVTEAVITVPAYFNDSQRQATKDAGKIAGLDVKRIINEPTASALAYGLDKTETDEKVLVYDLGGGTFDVSVLELGDGVFQVLSTNGDTRLGGDDFDEAIMNWLVENFKSDNGIDLSKDKMAMQRLKDAAEKAKKDLSGVTSTQISLPFISAGENGPLHLEMTLSRTEFDRLTSDLVDRTKAPVMNALKDAGLDANEIDKVILNGGSTRIPAVQEAVKNWTGKEPDHSINPDEAVALGAAVQGGVISGDVKDVVLLDVTPLSLGIETMGGVFTKLIDRNTTIPTSKAQTFSTAADNQPAVDIHVLQGERPMAADNKTLGRFQLTDIPAAPRGVPQIEVKFDIDKNGIVNVSAKDLGTNKEQKITIKSNSGLSDEEIDRMMKEAQENEEADAKRKEEVDLKNDVDQLIFQTDKTLKELEGKVSDEELQKAKDAKEELVKAQQENNLEDMKTKRDALSEIVQELTVKLYQQAQEAQQAAGGAEGNATDAKTDDGTVDGDFEEVKDDKE